A window of the Trichocoleus sp. FACHB-46 genome harbors these coding sequences:
- a CDS encoding ATP-binding protein, which yields MKKRGSCKTWKFPAQKLQLVLVVPFVLQVFGAVAIVGYLSFKNGQRAVNELVLNLESQVGKQIDQHLENYLSSTRKLNELNATAISSGLINPNDLDGLGRFFWKQAKLYNVGYILFGSTNGKYVDVGRPLTYPVELITERIDPSEFGNQNLHIYEPDAQGNRGRLLDKDSGYPFQKESWYTEVMQTGKPLWSSVYTWQSEAANPLAISISSPVYDKNKKIIGAIAVEQRLGQISSFLRDLDISDSGQVFILERNGLLVASSGTEPLSRLVNQKPQRLKAINSPNSIVQGVSIQLQQRLNNFGSITTAQELQLDLQGERYYVRVTPWRDPYGLDWLVVVSLPEREFMAQIDANTRTTVWLCLAALGVASLLGIFTSQWITRPISRLNRASQAMASGNLDQTVEESGIQEINALANSFNYMSGQLRESFTALASSNEELEDRVEDRTTELKNALTELQRTQAQMLQSEKMSSLGQLVAGIAHEINNPVNFIYGNLGYAQKYIRDLLGFLQLYQQHDPHPVPEVKTAAEAIDLEFLQADLPKILSSMQVGTDRIRQIVLSLRNFSRMDEAEIKRVNIHEGIDSTLLILQHRLKAHSHRPEIEVIKNYGDLPLVECYAGQLNQVFMNILVNAIDALEELPEINNPSQIEISTVVVDEKWIQIAIADNGPGIHKDVQARIFNPFFTTKPVGKGTGMGMSISYQIITERHRGKLECLSYPGEGTQFVIHIPSQLS from the coding sequence ATGAAAAAGCGAGGCTCCTGTAAGACTTGGAAATTTCCAGCACAAAAACTGCAACTTGTTCTGGTTGTGCCGTTTGTTTTACAAGTTTTTGGAGCAGTCGCGATCGTTGGCTATCTATCGTTTAAGAATGGACAACGAGCAGTCAACGAATTGGTGCTGAACTTGGAGAGTCAAGTTGGCAAACAGATTGATCAACACCTAGAAAACTATCTGTCTAGTACTCGCAAGCTCAATGAACTGAACGCAACCGCTATTAGCTCTGGCTTAATCAACCCCAACGATCTAGATGGGTTAGGACGTTTTTTCTGGAAGCAAGCCAAGCTCTACAACGTGGGTTATATCCTTTTTGGCTCCACCAATGGCAAATATGTGGATGTGGGCCGCCCGCTGACTTATCCAGTCGAGCTAATTACCGAGCGGATCGACCCCAGCGAATTTGGCAATCAAAATCTCCATATCTATGAGCCAGATGCACAGGGAAATCGAGGTAGACTGCTCGACAAAGATTCAGGCTACCCCTTTCAAAAGGAGAGTTGGTACACTGAGGTAATGCAGACAGGGAAACCCTTGTGGTCTTCAGTCTATACCTGGCAAAGCGAAGCCGCCAATCCTCTCGCGATCTCGATTAGCAGTCCAGTTTATGACAAGAATAAAAAGATCATTGGAGCGATCGCCGTTGAGCAGCGTCTAGGCCAAATCAGCAGCTTTCTCCGCGATTTAGACATCAGTGATTCTGGACAAGTCTTTATTCTAGAACGCAATGGTCTACTAGTTGCTAGCTCCGGGACAGAGCCACTCTCCAGACTGGTTAACCAGAAGCCACAGCGATTAAAAGCGATCAACAGTCCGAATTCTATTGTTCAAGGCGTTTCCATCCAGCTTCAACAGCGCCTGAATAATTTTGGCAGCATTACCACAGCTCAAGAACTACAACTTGACTTACAAGGAGAGCGCTACTATGTGCGAGTTACGCCTTGGCGCGATCCCTACGGGCTAGATTGGCTGGTTGTGGTGAGCCTGCCAGAACGCGAATTTATGGCTCAAATTGATGCCAACACTCGCACCACAGTCTGGTTGTGTTTAGCAGCCCTGGGAGTTGCTTCACTCCTGGGCATCTTTACCTCCCAGTGGATTACGCGTCCGATCTCCAGACTCAACCGAGCTAGTCAAGCAATGGCATCTGGCAACTTAGATCAAACTGTAGAAGAAAGTGGCATTCAGGAGATCAACGCATTAGCGAATTCTTTCAATTACATGAGTGGACAGCTACGCGAATCCTTTACGGCGCTAGCCAGTAGCAATGAAGAACTTGAAGACCGCGTGGAAGATCGCACGACCGAACTCAAAAATGCTCTGACTGAGTTGCAGCGGACCCAAGCTCAGATGCTTCAGAGTGAGAAAATGTCTAGTCTAGGTCAACTAGTCGCTGGCATCGCCCACGAAATTAATAACCCAGTTAACTTCATTTATGGCAACTTGGGTTATGCCCAGAAATATATCCGAGATTTATTAGGATTCTTGCAGCTTTATCAACAGCACGATCCTCATCCTGTCCCCGAAGTCAAAACTGCTGCTGAAGCAATTGATTTAGAGTTTTTGCAGGCAGACCTGCCCAAAATATTGTCTTCGATGCAGGTCGGCACCGATCGCATTCGTCAAATTGTGCTCTCTCTCCGCAACTTCTCGCGCATGGACGAAGCGGAGATTAAACGAGTGAACATCCATGAGGGAATTGACAGTACCTTGCTCATTTTGCAGCACCGCCTCAAGGCTCACTCGCATCGCCCAGAGATTGAAGTCATCAAAAACTATGGAGATTTGCCGCTAGTCGAGTGTTACGCTGGACAGCTCAACCAAGTATTCATGAATATTTTGGTGAATGCGATCGATGCTTTAGAAGAACTGCCTGAGATCAATAACCCCAGCCAAATCGAAATTTCAACTGTGGTGGTGGATGAAAAGTGGATACAGATCGCGATCGCAGATAATGGCCCAGGCATCCATAAGGATGTTCAAGCCCGCATCTTTAATCCCTTTTTTACCACTAAACCTGTGGGTAAAGGAACAGGGATGGGGATGTCAATCAGCTACCAAATCATTACAGAAAGACATAGAGGCAAACTAGAGTGCCTCTCTTATCCTGGTGAAGGAACCCAGTTTGTGATCCACATTCCGAGTCAACTCAGCTGA
- a CDS encoding DOMON-like domain-containing protein, translating into MNSQAFSLQPFPHTNLPANLQLTGDIARRAQTLHIRYVLSGDLSKIAIAPPAKIPTRQHELWQETCFEFFVGSQDSDRYWEFNLSPSGDWNVYRFNGYRQGMQEETAFTVLPFAVEAQLEAHTLSLELNLAAIALDEQPLDVAITAVVESQDSEVTYWALAHTGSEADFHRRDSFVLNI; encoded by the coding sequence ATGAACAGCCAAGCTTTCTCTTTGCAACCCTTTCCTCATACCAATTTACCTGCAAACCTTCAGCTCACAGGTGATATTGCTCGACGAGCACAGACACTCCATATTCGTTATGTGCTCTCCGGCGATTTGTCTAAAATTGCGATTGCCCCTCCAGCAAAGATTCCAACTCGTCAACACGAGCTGTGGCAGGAAACCTGTTTCGAGTTCTTTGTAGGGTCGCAAGACAGCGATCGCTACTGGGAATTCAACCTGTCCCCATCTGGTGATTGGAACGTCTATCGCTTTAATGGCTACCGACAGGGGATGCAAGAGGAAACAGCTTTTACTGTGCTGCCCTTTGCAGTAGAGGCGCAACTGGAAGCACATACACTCTCACTTGAGCTAAATTTGGCGGCGATCGCACTAGACGAGCAACCTCTAGACGTGGCGATTACCGCAGTGGTCGAAAGCCAAGATAGTGAGGTGACCTACTGGGCTTTAGCTCACACGGGATCAGAAGCAGACTTTCACCGCCGGGATAGCTTTGTCCTAAACATTTGA
- a CDS encoding 50S ribosomal protein L11 methyltransferase has product MSWIELSLDTTPEAVDWVQTLLAGTDYQGEIRVTAYSELDSRCPREPETPPHDWAFTICLYLPYDIRVRTQIAEIDSVLSPLHRTGLTTELQASIVEEKPALPETVSSLVHRIGQRFVVLPGDIPYQPETANELTLRIQTSLAFGSGFHPATRLSLRLLERHVRPEMRALDLGSGSGILSVAIAKLGAQVLALDNDRVAVESTQDAVERNGVAQQVRVMEGSLGGGSELGHWMGGDISDQVPTVKAIAEFDLIMANILARVHVALADDYRQALRQNQAQDARLITAGFTTDHEAEVTAALAAAGFTIIDSECCNEWVALAYQLQA; this is encoded by the coding sequence ATGTCGTGGATCGAATTGAGCCTGGATACCACACCAGAGGCGGTGGACTGGGTTCAGACGCTGCTAGCAGGAACTGACTATCAAGGAGAAATTCGAGTCACGGCTTACAGTGAATTAGATTCTCGCTGCCCCAGGGAGCCAGAAACTCCCCCTCATGACTGGGCATTCACGATTTGCTTATATCTCCCTTACGATATCCGGGTGCGCACTCAGATCGCTGAAATTGATTCTGTGCTTTCTCCCCTACATCGCACCGGGCTAACTACTGAGCTACAAGCTTCGATCGTAGAAGAGAAACCTGCTCTACCAGAGACGGTGAGTTCCCTAGTTCACCGCATCGGGCAGCGTTTTGTGGTTTTGCCCGGGGATATACCCTACCAACCTGAAACAGCTAATGAACTTACCTTAAGGATACAGACAAGTCTGGCCTTCGGCAGCGGTTTTCATCCAGCCACTCGGCTGAGCCTTCGGTTATTAGAGCGTCATGTTAGGCCTGAAATGCGGGCGCTCGATTTAGGATCAGGCTCAGGGATTTTGAGTGTAGCGATCGCGAAGCTGGGGGCACAAGTCCTGGCTCTAGATAACGACAGGGTGGCTGTAGAGTCTACGCAAGATGCTGTGGAGCGTAATGGTGTGGCGCAACAAGTCAGAGTGATGGAAGGCAGCTTGGGGGGTGGCAGCGAGCTAGGGCATTGGATGGGCGGAGATATTAGTGATCAAGTGCCTACCGTGAAAGCGATCGCAGAGTTTGACCTAATCATGGCGAATATTTTAGCGCGGGTACATGTTGCCCTCGCAGATGACTACCGCCAAGCCCTGCGACAGAATCAGGCTCAGGACGCACGGTTGATTACGGCTGGCTTCACTACAGATCACGAAGCGGAAGTAACAGCGGCCCTCGCAGCAGCAGGCTTTACCATCATTGACTCAGAATGCTGTAATGAATGGGTGGCCTTGGCTTATCAACTGCAAGCCTGA
- a CDS encoding phosphotransferase enzyme family protein, producing the protein MSTRADMTSDRTPSSTLDPLVAIADQFAHQGNITSVQAFGNGNINDTFLVALDDLDQTRFVLQRINTQIFRHPELVMQNMRILTEHVCDRLQRTPLDRRWETPRVLLTQDGQDHCSDDHGSFWRAISFIEGSESFDTMQEVAQAQEVGYALGMFHSLISDLPATKLADTLEGFHITPRYWQHYEQVLAQTNVSATPEVSYCLKFVSDRQALVHVLEDAKAQGKLPLRLMHGDPKINNVMFDITTGKAVSVVDLDTVKPGLVHYDIGDCLRSGCNPAGEETQQWEAVQFDTDLCQGILKGYLAIAKDFLTEPDYTYLYGSIRLIAFELGLRFLTDHLAGNVYFKVKYPEHNLARALVQFKLTESIESQATTLQNLISDLR; encoded by the coding sequence ATGTCAACCAGGGCAGATATGACCAGCGATCGCACCCCCAGTAGTACCCTAGATCCCCTTGTGGCTATTGCTGACCAATTTGCCCACCAAGGCAACATCACCAGCGTCCAAGCCTTTGGTAACGGCAATATCAACGACACCTTCCTCGTCGCCCTGGATGATCTTGACCAAACTCGCTTTGTCCTGCAACGCATCAACACTCAAATTTTTCGCCATCCCGAACTCGTGATGCAAAACATGCGAATCCTCACCGAGCATGTTTGCGATCGCCTACAACGCACCCCCCTCGACCGTCGTTGGGAAACTCCGCGTGTTCTCCTCACCCAAGACGGACAAGACCATTGCAGTGATGATCATGGTTCCTTCTGGCGAGCCATCAGCTTCATCGAAGGCTCTGAATCTTTCGATACTATGCAAGAGGTGGCTCAGGCCCAAGAAGTTGGATATGCCTTGGGGATGTTCCATAGCCTGATTAGCGATCTCCCTGCCACCAAACTAGCTGATACCCTAGAAGGCTTCCACATCACTCCCCGCTACTGGCAGCATTACGAGCAAGTTCTGGCTCAAACCAACGTTAGCGCTACTCCAGAAGTCTCCTACTGTTTAAAGTTTGTCAGCGATCGCCAAGCTTTAGTTCACGTCTTAGAAGATGCCAAAGCACAAGGCAAACTGCCCCTCCGCTTGATGCACGGAGATCCCAAAATCAATAATGTGATGTTTGACATCACGACCGGAAAAGCAGTCAGCGTGGTTGACCTAGATACCGTTAAGCCTGGTTTAGTGCATTACGACATTGGGGATTGCTTGCGATCGGGTTGCAATCCGGCGGGGGAAGAAACCCAACAGTGGGAAGCGGTGCAGTTTGACACCGATCTGTGCCAAGGCATCCTCAAAGGATATTTAGCGATCGCCAAAGACTTCTTGACTGAACCAGACTATACCTACCTGTACGGCTCCATCCGTCTAATTGCTTTTGAGTTAGGGCTGCGATTCTTGACAGATCATTTAGCAGGCAATGTCTACTTCAAGGTCAAGTACCCAGAACATAATCTAGCCAGAGCCTTGGTGCAGTTTAAGCTAACTGAAAGTATCGAATCTCAAGCCACGACTCTCCAAAATCTAATCTCTGATTTGCGATGA
- a CDS encoding AAA family ATPase, with translation MENVLCFKDLQILYLSDENSHPAQWTVILGDNGVGKTTLLRCLAGLEVKTDQHTEEFGYFPLLLTPYSFEGPAMWQEVKILERNRARVYPRFVSNITLTSLKESKKADFQEHEADVGIASDCSFMGQEFQALICYGYGATRRMGETSLGESLTIENSVSLFSERASLINAEEWLLQTDYAARSASGEIRARLEKQLHQIIEVLKRILPDIEDIRIAPADEEIPRPRAEFLTPYGWVHLSSLGLGYRTAVAWMVDLAVRLFRRYPDSEDPLAEPAIVLVDEIDLHLHPKWQRNIMNFLTERFPNTQFIVTAHSPLVVQAAKDANIVLLRREGDRVVIDNNPEIVENWRVDQVLTSVFELPTARPADLEPLLARRQELLSKARLSKADKAELQELEAQIGALPTAETPEDIKAMDIIRRAAKLLENS, from the coding sequence GTGGAGAATGTACTCTGTTTTAAGGATCTTCAAATTCTGTATCTCTCTGATGAGAACAGTCATCCAGCACAATGGACAGTTATCTTGGGTGATAATGGGGTTGGTAAGACTACCCTGCTACGCTGTTTGGCAGGTTTAGAAGTGAAGACGGATCAGCACACTGAAGAATTTGGATATTTTCCTCTTCTCCTCACTCCATATTCTTTTGAAGGCCCGGCGATGTGGCAGGAGGTAAAGATATTAGAACGTAATCGTGCACGAGTTTATCCTCGTTTTGTCAGCAATATTACCCTGACTTCCCTTAAGGAATCAAAAAAAGCAGATTTTCAAGAGCACGAAGCCGATGTAGGTATAGCTTCCGATTGTTCTTTTATGGGTCAAGAGTTTCAAGCGTTAATATGCTATGGCTACGGTGCAACACGTAGAATGGGGGAGACTTCTCTGGGTGAAAGTTTGACTATAGAGAATTCAGTAAGTTTATTTTCGGAAAGAGCTTCTCTTATTAATGCGGAAGAGTGGCTCTTACAAACTGATTATGCTGCCCGCTCTGCTTCAGGTGAGATTCGCGCTCGCTTAGAAAAGCAACTACATCAAATCATAGAAGTTTTAAAACGAATTCTGCCTGATATAGAAGACATTCGTATTGCACCAGCGGATGAAGAAATTCCCCGTCCAAGAGCAGAATTCTTGACACCTTATGGTTGGGTTCACCTCTCAAGTCTGGGGTTAGGCTATCGAACGGCGGTCGCCTGGATGGTTGATCTAGCAGTGCGGCTGTTTCGGCGCTATCCCGACAGTGAAGACCCGTTGGCTGAACCTGCAATCGTGCTAGTGGATGAAATTGACTTGCATCTGCATCCCAAGTGGCAGCGCAATATCATGAACTTCTTGACTGAACGATTCCCAAACACTCAATTCATTGTGACTGCTCACAGCCCGTTGGTGGTGCAAGCAGCAAAAGATGCAAATATCGTATTACTGAGACGGGAAGGCGATCGCGTAGTCATTGATAATAATCCTGAAATTGTTGAAAACTGGCGAGTTGATCAAGTACTGACTAGCGTTTTTGAGCTGCCAACTGCTAGACCCGCCGATTTAGAGCCTTTGTTGGCTCGCAGACAAGAATTACTCTCTAAAGCCCGTCTTTCCAAAGCAGACAAAGCAGAACTTCAAGAGTTGGAAGCTCAAATTGGTGCTCTCCCTACGGCAGAAACTCCTGAGGATATAAAAGCAATGGATATCATTCGTCGTGCGGCTAAATTGCTAGAGAATTCCTGA
- a CDS encoding tetratricopeptide repeat protein, whose amino-acid sequence MARQTFTGLESQDLRDWEATPTLANSDWSVIVFILGLSLGWHLAGYRRAAAANPAATGDTANPEAEPDLGPQDLTQLPFTQAIQWLAYGKDLEQADQYETAIAVYAEGLKRFPRNFRLWHEQGLALAKLQRFEEAIASYDRAYELRPRDPSLAHERGDTLLQLERYEEAITAFDIYLKYTPDSEHIRSDRGYALYQLGCYKEALQWLNPIVQSQSSDRYSVRHAHFYQINCLWQLGELETALKSCREAMRQYPDSCFKKQQEALRQRIADLTSDAEPSEPTPEPTLESAAAVSTSSENT is encoded by the coding sequence ATGGCGAGACAAACGTTTACTGGGCTGGAGAGCCAAGATTTAAGGGATTGGGAAGCTACGCCGACCTTAGCCAATTCCGACTGGAGCGTCATTGTATTCATCCTCGGTCTCAGCCTAGGTTGGCACCTGGCTGGCTACCGTCGTGCTGCGGCTGCCAATCCAGCCGCAACTGGGGACACAGCTAATCCAGAGGCTGAACCAGATTTGGGACCACAAGATTTAACCCAACTGCCTTTTACTCAAGCGATCCAGTGGTTAGCTTATGGTAAAGACTTGGAACAAGCAGATCAATATGAGACAGCGATCGCTGTCTATGCGGAAGGATTGAAGCGTTTTCCTCGCAACTTCCGCCTCTGGCACGAACAAGGATTAGCGTTAGCCAAGCTACAACGATTTGAGGAAGCGATCGCCAGCTACGACCGAGCTTATGAGCTGCGACCCCGTGATCCAAGTTTGGCTCATGAACGTGGAGACACATTATTGCAGCTAGAGCGCTACGAGGAAGCGATTACTGCCTTTGATATCTATTTGAAATACACACCTGATAGTGAGCACATTCGCTCGGATCGAGGTTATGCACTCTATCAACTTGGCTGCTACAAAGAAGCGCTGCAATGGCTTAACCCGATTGTGCAGAGCCAGTCAAGCGATCGCTATTCGGTGCGGCACGCTCATTTCTATCAAATTAACTGTTTATGGCAGTTGGGTGAGCTGGAAACGGCTCTAAAGTCGTGCCGAGAAGCCATGAGACAATATCCTGATTCATGCTTTAAAAAACAGCAAGAAGCTCTGAGACAACGGATTGCTGACCTGACCAGTGACGCTGAGCCATCTGAGCCGACCCCAGAACCAACATTAGAATCAGCGGCAGCGGTATCAACTAGTTCTGAAAACACCTGA
- a CDS encoding ABC transporter ATP-binding protein/permease, producing MDRLNFKVFQQFWAIAKSYWFGDEKWQARGLLLGVVLFLLAYTGLSVVLNNKRGVLISALSARDEPRFWQTVTIFIAVLVLYAPLLAGYRYLRDRLSLQWRRWLTNRFLENYFSNRAYYHLNTSNTEIDNPDQRIAEDVRSFTQESLTFLLVLVESVLSVIAFSGVLWGISQPLVFFLVLYALVGTIVTTVVFGKPLVRLNFEQLKKEADFRFSLVRIRENAEAIAFYRGEERESQQIQHRFLEVFDNVKRLLLWELNLNVLTNAYEFIPFVLPALVVAPAIFAGEMEVGKVTEAQGAFVRVFFSLNVVVARFQALTTFGAGINRLYTFAEFLEKPQDNQTVDAPDSLTEATIQTVAADRVAVEHLTLETPNHQRTLIENLSVELQAGQGLLVMGPSGCGKSSLLRAIAGLWNTGRGTILRPGPDQILFLPQRPYMVMGTLRDQLLYPNTHIQVDDQRLKQVLQQVNLADLDERFGGFETERDWAEVLSLGEQQRLTFARLLVNQPKYAILDEATSALDLDNEEKLYQHLQAIGTTFLSVGHRPNLANHHQQVLQLSQDKTWQIRQPLIFRQEQLELIELP from the coding sequence ATGGATCGATTGAACTTCAAAGTGTTTCAGCAGTTTTGGGCGATCGCCAAATCCTACTGGTTCGGAGATGAGAAATGGCAAGCTAGAGGCTTATTGTTAGGAGTGGTGCTGTTTTTGCTGGCCTATACGGGGCTGAGCGTAGTCCTCAACAACAAGCGAGGCGTGCTGATCTCCGCGCTCTCGGCTCGGGATGAACCTCGGTTTTGGCAAACAGTCACTATCTTTATTGCGGTGTTGGTCCTGTATGCCCCTCTGCTGGCAGGTTACCGATATTTGCGCGATCGCCTGAGTTTGCAATGGCGGCGTTGGCTGACCAATCGCTTTCTCGAAAATTACTTTAGCAATCGGGCCTACTACCATCTCAATACCTCCAACACAGAGATTGACAACCCAGACCAGCGGATTGCTGAAGATGTTCGCAGCTTTACCCAAGAATCTCTCACCTTTTTGTTGGTGTTAGTGGAGTCGGTGTTGTCGGTGATTGCCTTTAGTGGCGTGCTTTGGGGAATTTCTCAACCTTTGGTTTTTTTCCTGGTGCTTTATGCTCTAGTTGGCACGATCGTCACAACGGTTGTGTTTGGTAAACCATTGGTACGACTCAACTTTGAGCAACTCAAAAAAGAAGCTGACTTTCGCTTTAGTTTGGTGCGAATTCGGGAGAATGCTGAAGCGATCGCCTTTTATCGAGGGGAGGAGCGCGAGTCGCAGCAGATTCAACACCGATTTCTTGAAGTATTCGACAACGTCAAGCGACTGCTGCTTTGGGAATTGAATCTGAACGTGTTAACCAATGCCTATGAATTTATCCCTTTCGTACTGCCAGCTTTAGTTGTAGCGCCAGCGATCTTTGCGGGGGAGATGGAGGTAGGCAAAGTCACTGAAGCCCAGGGAGCCTTTGTGCGGGTCTTTTTCTCGCTGAATGTGGTAGTAGCTCGTTTCCAAGCTCTGACTACCTTTGGGGCTGGCATCAATCGCTTGTATACCTTTGCTGAGTTTCTAGAAAAGCCGCAGGACAACCAAACTGTTGATGCTCCCGACTCGCTGACTGAAGCAACCATTCAAACCGTGGCTGCCGATCGCGTCGCGGTAGAACATCTCACTTTAGAAACGCCCAACCACCAACGCACGCTGATCGAAAACTTATCTGTCGAATTACAGGCTGGGCAAGGGCTTTTGGTAATGGGGCCGAGTGGTTGTGGCAAAAGTTCCCTACTACGGGCGATCGCTGGGTTATGGAATACGGGTCGTGGTACCATCTTGCGCCCCGGGCCAGATCAGATTCTGTTTTTACCCCAACGTCCCTATATGGTAATGGGGACTCTACGGGACCAACTGCTCTATCCCAACACGCATATTCAGGTGGATGACCAACGCTTAAAGCAAGTGCTGCAACAGGTAAATTTAGCAGATCTGGATGAACGCTTTGGTGGTTTTGAGACTGAACGAGACTGGGCAGAAGTCTTATCGTTAGGAGAACAACAGCGTCTCACTTTTGCCCGCTTACTGGTCAACCAACCGAAGTACGCCATCTTGGATGAGGCGACGAGCGCTTTGGATCTCGACAATGAGGAAAAACTCTATCAACATCTACAAGCGATCGGTACTACCTTCTTGAGCGTCGGTCATCGCCCGAACCTAGCGAATCATCATCAGCAAGTGTTGCAGCTCTCCCAAGATAAAACCTGGCAGATCCGGCAACCTTTGATCTTCCGTCAAGAACAACTGGAGTTGATCGAGCTACCTTGA
- a CDS encoding AGE family epimerase/isomerase, whose amino-acid sequence MEHDFKQLAELYKNALLNDVIPFWEEHSIDWEQGGYFTCLDRTGQVYDTDKFIWLQNRQVWIFSMLYNQLEQRENWLKIAAHGANFLAQHGRDDEGNWYFAIDRAGNPLVQPYNIFSDCFAAMAFSKYALASGEASAKEIALQAYNNVLRRKENPKGKYNKTYPGTRPLKSLAVPMILANLSLEMEWLLPQEKLEQVLEATVQEVMTDFLDCDRGLMYENVAPNGSHVDSFEGRLINPGHGIEAMWFIMDIVNRRQDTATIHQAVDVVLNILNFAWDTEYGGLYYFMDAEGHPPQQLEWDQKLWWVHVESLVALAMGYRLTGREDCWQWYQKLHDYTWSHFADPEYGEWFGYLNRRGEVLLNLKGGKWKGCFHVPRALYLCWQQFQALS is encoded by the coding sequence ATGGAGCACGATTTTAAGCAACTAGCTGAACTGTATAAAAACGCGCTCCTCAACGATGTCATTCCTTTTTGGGAAGAGCACTCGATCGATTGGGAGCAAGGCGGCTATTTCACCTGTCTCGATCGCACGGGTCAAGTCTATGACACCGACAAGTTTATCTGGCTGCAAAACCGTCAAGTCTGGATCTTCTCGATGCTGTATAACCAACTGGAACAGCGAGAGAACTGGCTGAAGATTGCCGCGCATGGAGCCAATTTTCTCGCGCAGCATGGTCGCGATGATGAGGGGAATTGGTACTTCGCGATCGATCGCGCTGGCAACCCTTTAGTGCAGCCCTACAACATCTTCTCGGACTGCTTTGCAGCGATGGCCTTTAGCAAATATGCGTTGGCTTCTGGGGAAGCAAGTGCTAAGGAGATCGCACTACAGGCTTACAACAATGTGTTGCGCCGCAAGGAAAACCCCAAAGGTAAGTACAACAAAACCTATCCGGGTACTCGTCCGCTGAAGTCGTTGGCAGTGCCGATGATTTTAGCTAACCTCTCTTTAGAGATGGAATGGCTGTTGCCTCAGGAGAAATTGGAGCAAGTTCTGGAAGCTACAGTGCAGGAAGTAATGACCGACTTCCTAGACTGCGATCGCGGCTTAATGTATGAGAATGTGGCTCCCAATGGCTCCCATGTGGATTCTTTTGAGGGGCGGCTGATTAACCCAGGTCATGGGATTGAGGCCATGTGGTTCATCATGGATATTGTCAATCGTCGCCAAGATACTGCCACAATTCACCAGGCAGTAGATGTGGTGCTGAATATCCTCAACTTTGCTTGGGATACAGAATATGGCGGGCTGTATTACTTCATGGATGCCGAGGGCCACCCCCCGCAACAGCTAGAGTGGGACCAAAAACTTTGGTGGGTGCATGTGGAATCCTTGGTGGCGTTGGCAATGGGTTATCGCTTAACCGGGCGCGAGGATTGTTGGCAATGGTACCAAAAGCTGCACGATTACACCTGGTCTCATTTTGCTGACCCGGAATATGGCGAGTGGTTTGGCTATCTCAATCGTCGTGGAGAAGTCCTATTGAATCTCAAAGGCGGCAAATGGAAAGGTTGCTTCCATGTTCCTAGAGCGCTCTACCTCTGCTGGCAACAGTTCCAAGCGCTCAGCTGA